The proteins below are encoded in one region of Sporosarcina sp. FSL K6-1508:
- a CDS encoding redoxin domain-containing protein, protein MNKRTVSIVITALIIGTLIVMMVKSNIETAEPIDTVFAGADSTTIEYKPGLEKGNTPPDFELSTLSGDMVKLTDYKGKKVILNFWASWCGPCKAEMPHMQNYYAKNKDSANVEIIAVNLTTAERGGLVGIEKFVDAYGLTFPIPLDNDGEVMDLYNILPIPTTYMISTDGKIMHKIIGPMDEKTIKELVDNLD, encoded by the coding sequence GTGAATAAACGAACCGTAAGTATTGTAATAACAGCTTTAATTATCGGTACGTTGATTGTTATGATGGTTAAATCGAATATAGAAACAGCGGAGCCAATCGATACAGTTTTTGCTGGAGCGGATAGTACAACGATTGAGTATAAGCCTGGACTTGAAAAAGGAAATACACCGCCTGATTTTGAACTTTCTACGCTTTCGGGTGACATGGTAAAGCTGACGGACTATAAAGGAAAAAAAGTTATTCTTAATTTCTGGGCGTCGTGGTGTGGTCCGTGCAAGGCGGAAATGCCACATATGCAAAATTATTATGCAAAAAATAAGGATTCTGCGAACGTAGAAATCATTGCGGTTAATTTGACTACGGCAGAGCGGGGTGGACTCGTAGGTATCGAGAAGTTTGTCGATGCTTATGGTCTAACATTTCCAATTCCACTTGACAATGATGGTGAAGTAATGGATTTGTATAATATTTTGCCAATTCCGACGACGTATATGATTAGCACGGATGGGAAAATTATGCATAAGATTATTGGCCCGATGGACGAAAAAACGATAAAAGAACTTGTTGATAATCTTGATTAA